TCCttgtttgggttattttttttcagtGGAAGTTATCACGTTGCAAAGTTCTATGAATGTGACCTTGACCAAACAACCTGCAGGGCAGGACTATCTGAATACAAACACCGGATTCCCCTGGTTCGCTCACATCACCTTGTCTAGACGCTCTGAGTTCCCCGACCCGACTGGCGGCCCGGGCTCAGCTACGTTTGGCCCTCAGCGTCTCCCAGCCGGGCAGGAGCTGGCTGCAGTGAGTTCTGCGCCTTCGCATGGCTTGCCCCCACCCACAGCCGACTGGGGAGCAGCTCTAGACTGTGTAGGGCGCTGTTAATCTGCGGCCTCTCCGGATCGTGCTGGGGGGCCCTGCGAGCGGCCCGAGCAGCGGAAATCCACCCAGTCATCCATCGAGCGGCAGAACTAAATGGCTGTTTTAAggtgtatttaaaataatgtttaaagcAAAAGAACCAAAACCCAAAAGGTTTTGTGTTTCATCAGTAGTTAAGGGAGAGGACGGGAAAGTCCAACACTGGAATCAAGagtaagtggatttttaaaaatcaatgcacacggcacacacccccacacagcacacacacacatacacacagagaacacagcacacacacacacgcacacacagcacacacacacacacggcacacacacacatgcacacggcACACACATccccacacagcacacacacacacacacacagcacacacacacacatgcacacggcacacacccccacacagcacacacacacatacacacagagaacacagcacacacagacacgcacacacagcacacacacacacacggcacacacacacacacggcacacacacacatgtacacggcacacacacacacaccccacacacacacagagcaggtcTTCCCTGGCCAGCTCTTCAATACAGGGAAGGGACCCTAAGGAAGGCTCCCGGGAAGGATGAGTGCCCCGTGGCCTCTGCAATCTGTGACTAAAACAGCCAGGCTGTTTTAACGCACAACATGCCTaatcaacaacaaaataaaactaaaggtaTGTGCTCGTTCGCAGAGCTTGAATCAGTAAAACCTGGCTGGGAGGAGGAACGACAATTTATCAGCCTGGGAATATACAGGTCTAATGCAAGGGCAAGATTTAGAAATAACTttcctgaaaacaaacaaacaaacacttttCCTCTCCCATAACAGATGCTGAAGCAGCTTGGGCTGAAGCctttgggggtgtgggggggtgtctTTTGACTCAGTCTCATTATCAAGTTTATCTTTGATAACATGCGGCCCCAAAGGCCTGCCCAATACCCCCAAACGGTGCTTGTCCAAGTATGTGAACAGAAACCAGCCTGCGGCATGCAGAGATATGCCGCTGCTTTGAAAATTCCATTTTAAGtttacagaataaaaagaaataaagaataaaagtagGGCATGTATACTTGGTCTCCTCCAAAAGTACCAGTTCTGATGCTGGAGCCACCAGCCGTAAGGTTACGAGGACCAGTCTCCACctgccctacacacacacacacacacacacacacacacacacagccctcccacctccaggCTCAGCTGACAGTCAGTGGCCTCTCGGCCCCAGAGGACTGACTCCTATAGGGGGTCCCTCCCACTGAGGGCCCGCAGTCCTGGGCAGGAGCGGAGCCTCCCCCAGAGCCTGTCACCAAAGACTCGGTGGGGACAACCGGGTCCCAAGTCCCACACGGGACTGGTCCCTTCATAACTGTTCTCTGTGTGCAGCTGGTCTCAGGAGGGTGACGACCTGAGCACtcctgggatggagggaggagaggagatggTGCAAAGGGCAGACTTCAGGAGCAGCCCAGTGGGACACAGCCAAGGAGTCAAAGCCTCCAAGAAGAGGGCACGGGTTTGGTCTCcctaccaccaccccaccacccctgccTTTGGGGCATCGAGGTGGAGGATGCTCGTCCCTTCACAAGTAGGCAGCCCAGCCAGCACCCCTACCTTCCCGTCAGAAGGGCTTCCCCCTCAGAAGTGTTCTGTCGCTGATTGTACCAGAAAGGGGCACTTGGGGGGTGGACTCAGCCCCAGCAGAGCTGGCCGCGGCCTccgggggcagggctgggctagTCTGCCCGCCGGCAGTGCCGACGGGGAGAAGGAAAATCCCGTGGGTTCCACGCGGACAGAACACAAAGCGCTTTGTCCGCTCCAGGTAACGGCTCGGCTCCCGTTCTCAAAGGGCTGCGCCTCCCCGAAGGTGAACTCTGTGCAGACCCCCAGGAAAGGGGAGCAGCGGGACCCAGACCTTGCCCCCGCAGGCGGGCCGCTGCCCTGCCCACCCGCCAGACCTGCCACCCCACACCCGCCCCTCTGgaccacctcctccttccctggaATAAGCCAAGGCATTCAAAGTTCCGGGTGCCCTTTCCCGGGACTACCCCGCCCTCACTCTGGGGAGTACGCCCCTCGGGGGACCTTTGTGCTTTGGCATCCCTTGGAGATGAACTGAGTCAGCCATGAGCAGGTTCCCCCCACCCTAAACCCGTTCCTCAAAAGCCCCTGGGATGCGGACCGCTCTGCTCGGCGCCCTGGGTATGGACCTctacctctttgagcctcaactCCGCTTCCGAAGAATTTGGGGTTGAATTCACTCCTCTAAAAGTCAGGCCACAGTGCTGGGTTGTTTTCGTTGGCTTGTTTGttctgtggggttttgttttggtttatttgctTGTTAACTTGTTTCGTTCTGTTTTGTTGCCTCCCCAGGATGgtttttcctccccccacccccaccaagaaCTGCCCTTTAAGTGGAAGGGGTTTCAGAGATGTACCTCCGGCTCATCCCTGGGGCTGTTAGGAAAGCCTCCAATCTGCGGAGCCTCGCTCCCCAAGGGGAGCTGAGCCATGAGCTAATGAcaattttatctttctaattacCTGAGGATTTGTGTAAATGAGAGAAGCAGGGGGTATGCAAGAATGAGGGAGAAGAGCCTTTCCATCCCGCCCCCGCCCAAACCTTCCCGAAGCTGTTAACTGAAAGGGGTAGAGAAACAGAAAGCCTCGCAACTTCTGAACTTTTTTTCTCGGCCAGTTCTGAACCAGTCCTGGAGCTACTTGGCTGAATGACTAGCTAAGGaaagcgttaaaaaaaaaaaaaaaatcctcctgaaACCTAAGCAAATAAACAAAGCTGCACCTTAGCATTTGCTCGGCCTTTCTGAGCTTCCCAGATTTGGGGTttaggctttttttcccccccccccGGCGCATCCCGTCTGGGGGGTTCAAAACTCCGATAGGCACTCGGTTCCCTCGCAAGGGACAGAAGCGCTCTTCTGGGAGCCAGAGCTAAGGCTTTGTTTCACCGTTGACTGGATCCCAGGACAGCGGCTCCAGGACCCGGACCGGGTGCGCGCGGGGCTCGCCCCGCCAGGCACCACCTCGGACGGGCCGGTAGCTCTCAAGGCGGTCAGGCACGGCCGAGAGCACGTCCCCAGTCCCGGGGCGCAGCGCGGACAGCCCCGGGAACCCCCCGCCTCACCTTGGGGCTTGGAGGCCTCGGTGGCGTTGGGCGGGGTCATGGCGATGCAGACGTCGCCCTCGGGGAACTTGTCGCACTTGAGCATCTCGGGCCAGTAGAAGCCGAAGAACTGCATGACGGGCTCGCACGAGTCTCGCACGGCCTCGCAGAGCCAGCGGCACGGGTAGATGGGCCGGTCCAGGCAGACGGGCGCGAAGAGCGAACAGAGGAAGACCTGGGTGCCGATGTGGCAGTTCTTGTTGAGCAGGGGCACCCAGCTGCTGGCCTGCTGCTTCACCTCGGCCATGGTCTCGTGCTCCAGCAGGTTGGGCAGCACCATCCTCTTGTAGCCCACGGTGTGGCACAGCCGCAGGTCCACCGGGATGTCCACGCACTGCGGCGGCTTGGTGTAGAAACGCCCGCTCTGGTACGCGCCGACGTCCGACTGGAAGCTCACGTAGTCGTACTCGCTGGCCGAGCCCGCGGCCAGCAGCCCGGCGGCCAGCGCCAGCAGCGCGCCCGCCGCGGCCCAGCGCCCGCCGCCCATGCTCGGCGCCCCGGCCCCTGCGACGCGGGGCGTTCTCGGCCGCCTCCCCGCGCGCGTCCCGCCGCGAACTTCCAGGAGCCCCCGGGCACAAAAGGCGCCGTCCGCACCCGCGCCAGGCGCTGGCGGGGCGACCCTGGGGAGCTCGCGCGGGGAGGCGAGCGCGCGGCCCGAGTGCGGCCCGGCTCCCGAGGCGGCGGGACCCGAGTGTCCGGCGCTCCCGCGGCCGAGCCCTCCGAGCCGCGCCGGCCAATCAGCGCCGGCCGCCGCGAGCGCTCCGGGCCCGCCCGTCAGTCACCCGCGTGGCCGGCCAATCGGCTCGCGGGCGGGAGGGGTCGGCTCCCTAGAACTCAGCGCGGGTCAACAccccttaaaaaacaaaaccaaaaaaataaataaaggaaggaagaagggggggaaacgagaaaaagaagaaaaaaaaaaggaagagagactgGGGACGAAGAGAAGCGTGCGGTGGGTAAAGACGATGTTTAATGCTGCTGTTAACTTGAGTCAGATGGCAGGAAAGTAAGGAACCTTAACAGTACTTGCAAATCCATGAGAtaatcaagactttttttttttttcaaacagttTTCCCTAACTTTATGCAGCAGTCCACCTCCTCGGTgttgttctctgtgtctgcagaCGAAGATGGGCTGTTTCCGACAGACCGGGGCTCAGGAAGGCTGTGGCAAAGGAGGTCTGCTTTTCAATCCCCAGCCCGTGGGGCTCCGCTCCCGCAAGGGCCAGGCGAAGGTGTCGTCGGGCTGTTTGCTGGCTTAAAAAGGCAGCGCCTTTCCAGGTGGGATAACCGGATGACGGCCCTCCGACAACCCGGAGGCAGTGAGGCAGGAAAGGGTGCTAACAAAGGTGTTAACTCTGCgagaacagtttaaaaaaagaaaaagaagaagaaaaaaaagagccctACTCAAGGCCCAGCCCAAGAGCACGTCTGTGTGTGCACGCATATGCACATTGACATGTTTGTGGTCTAGAAagccaaaacattaaaaacacatgTGCACTTATCAGCGTGGCTTGTGTAAATATCAAGTCCATCACTCAGGCACACATGCTACATTCAGAGCTGGCCCAGGAACTTCAAGTCAAAAACCAGGGGTTCCGTTAAAGCAGGAGGCAAGAGGGAAGTCTTAGCAGAAACAGCCCATCCTTCCCATCCAGCCCCCCGGGAAATGAAGTCCCTCTGCCACTGCCACCTCAGAGTTCCTGGGGATTCTTTGTATGTTTCAAACGGGACCCTGAGGGGGAGGCTCAAGCTTCAGGGACCTGAAGTGTGACCACGACTGACCCCAGGGGCAGAAGACAGCAACAGCAGTTCCTGAGGTTAACTGGGTCTCCACACTGCTTGTGTCCTGAAATGTGGGGTGGAGGGCGGCCAAGAACGCTGCAGACCACATCTGAGCAGTGTGGCACCTCCCCAGGTGGCAAATGGCCACAGAGCTCCGGGCTCAAGGCAGACACCGGAGGAGGCGCTGCCTTGCTGGGCCAGCTTGTTTGTAAAGCTCTGGGGAAGCTTGCTTTAGATTCTGCAGACCAAATTTCTTGATGGACACATTCCAAGTCAAACGACTAGAGTTTCTGAAGAAGCGAGGCTATTTTCTTAAAGCCCTGGTGCCCCTAACGAGATGGTGATTCCACTGTGCACACAGGAAGCAACTGCCAATGGTCACCTTCCCTGTCATTTCTAAGCCAATGAAAGGTGCATTAACATGAGAGGGGCAGCGTGGAGGCAAAGAGATGGCGGGAGAGCAAGACTTTGGGTGGCGAAGGGTTAATCCCTAAACAATTGGTAATGCTCAGCCCCAGAAGCTGGGGAAGACATTCTTCACAGACACAGAATAGACCTCAGGAAACCAGGCAACTGTGACTCGATTCAAGGGGCAGTTAGAGAAAAATGCAGTTTGGTAGgggtccttttctctcctccaggCAGGCCCTCAGTCCCAAGACAAATGTGTCTGTTTACGTACTCATTGCAAAGAGTTGTGTTAGCAGATAACATCCTGTCACCTCTGGATCCAGGCTTTGCCCAGCTCTCACTCATGTTTGCACTGTTTCCCCAAATGGTGGGAGGACTTGGGTCTGCCCACCATGAAAATTCTGGAAACTAGTCCAAGTGACTACACCTCCACCAGTCCTGGggccgggtgggggtgggggggtctcgaGTCTGGAGTAAATCTCACAAATCCGTTCATGGGAGGGCCTAGCCTAGGTCTTGCTGTTTCTCATTGATCACCCACAAATGGCCTTAGCGAGAGGCCTCTTGGGGCAAGCCAGGGACATGACTGTTCTGAGAAATACAGGGAGTGTGGATGTAAGACCCCAGAATCCTAAACTCAGTACATTTCTGGCTCCTCTCAAGGCCCAGCTGGAAAGGAAAGGCTCAGGTCTGTCCCACTGACAGACTTTAACTCACGCCTAGGATTTTGGAGAATGACTGCCCACCACCAATCAGTGCCCATGGAGTTTGGAACTGCACTGAGCGTGACTGCCCaggtaatcttttaaaatgtttttaaagaaaatgtcttgATTTTCTTGAAATTGAGGAGGAAGCTAGCACTAATTTTTATAAGGTCATCTCATATATAACAAGAGATGTAATGATTTCTAAATCCAGATATTCAGAGGGTAAGTGGAAAATTGAATAAATGATTAGCTCTGAGCAGACAACTCTGGTGAAAATTTACTGAAACAGTACAAATattataaattctaaaataatatgtGGAACAGCTATcagttaataaattttaaattaaatcaaataatataATTGAGCAAGTTTGTTAatctaataaattttaaacactttagctattgtttttgtttgtgttcttttttccggtacgtgggcctctcactgctgtggcccctcccgttgcggagcacaggctccggacgcgcaggctcagcggccatggctcacaggcccagccgctccgcggcatgtgggatcttcccggaccggggcacgaacccgcgtcccctgcgtcggcaggcggactctcaaccactgcgccacgagggaagccctagccattgTTTTTGATACCTGAATATTTACCCTAAGTTGACCTACTGCTTTTTAAGAATAAACAcaatctcttctttctcctcctccccccctccccctcccccagaacaGCGCCAGGCAGAGCAGCCTGAACACTTCATATTTTAGAGGTGCATATGCAGCTGTTGGGTTTGTGTGGTGCTTTGTCATATTGTCAAAACTTTGCACTTCAAAGCCCAGTCTCCCTTGCCCTAATGgcaagaatgtgtgtgtgtggaggagaAAGTTCTAGAACAAAGGTTCTTTAAACATGTTATTGACATGACAGAGCTCTCAGAAACCAGGGGTCTCCAGTATGGGAGTTGTGAGCCAGGCACATCTTTCCTTCTTGAATGAACAGGGGCAAAATACACCTTTAAACTTGTGGTTTTCGTTTCAAAAAAGTgcaagtgggacttccctggtggcacagtggttaagaatccgcctgccaatgcaggggacacgggttcgagccctggtccgggaggatcccacatgccgcagagcaactaggcccatgcgccacagctactgagcccgcgtgcccagagtccgtgctccgcaacaagagaagccaccgcaatgagaagcctgcgcaccacaacaaagagtagctcccgctcgccgcaactagagaaagcccgcgcgcagcagcgaagagccaatgcagacaaaaataaataaataaacttattaaaaaaaaaaaaaacaaaaaaacgtggAAGCGTGTTCCCTGTTGCTTCATAGCCCCAGCTTAAGGAGGCATTCTTCAGTCTCCCGGGTCGCCGAAAGCTGAATGTCAGGCTATGCAGGGTCACTGCAGGGCCTCCCCGGCGCCTGCACACAGAGCTCCATCCTGCCCTCTTCCGAAAAAACAAGGGTTGCGGGGTGGACCTTTCCGGCcggtttctcccattctgtttcACTGTCATATCATCAGTGATTTTGATGACACTCTCCAGAGGTACACTCGGCGTCCTCTCCATCATCCTGGAGCGAGTGTGCAGGGCGGAGGGTCTCCTGCCTGTGGCTGGGTGGTGATGGGTCTGCGTTCAGACCCAGGATGTATGGAGTATGGCCCCAGTTCTGCTCCTTACAGGCTGGATGACTCACACTTGACTCTCTGCGCTgagttctcatctgtaaatcagGGCTATTCATGCCTGCCCTGCTACCTCAGGAAATAAAATATGTGGATTCTCAACATCCAGTGTCAGGGAGGCACACAGTCCTAACTGTGTTCTACAGTCTGCAACGTTTAAAATGGCATTCCATACGAGACACCACAAAGCACAGAAATGTTCTCACTTGGATGAGCTGCTTTTCTGCTCCGCCTCTGTGGAGGTGCAAATGCCCGGAGGTTCCCAATTCCCTCTGACTCAAGAATTGGCCtgacctagggacttccctggtggcgcagtggttgggagtccgcctgccgatgcaggggtcacgggttcatgccctggtccaggaagatcccacatgccgcggagcagctgggcccgtgagccatggccactgagcctgcgcgtctggagcctgtgctccgcaacaggagaagccacaacagtgagaggcccgcgtaccgaaaaaaaaaaaaaaaaaaaaagaattggcctGACCTGCTGTCAGGTCAGGGGATTGGGAATGTCTGGGAAGAATCATAAATATTTGGAGTTAAAGGCATAGTCCAGCTCCACCTCCTCCCAGGCAAACACCCCTCtgcatctttctttttattcattttttactgtgctaagaacacttaacataagagCTACCCTCCAAATGCATTCTTAAGTGTCCAATACAGTATTGGTGAACCTCtgcaccatttttttaaaaataaatttatttatttatttatctgtggcTGTGCttggtcttcgctgctgcacgcgggcttcctctagttgcggcaagcaggggctactcctcgttgcggtgcgcgggcttctcgttgcagtggcttctcttgttgcagagcacgggctctaggcgcgcgggcttcagtagctgtggctcgcaggctctagagcgcaggctcagtagttgtggctcacaggctcagtatttgtggtgcacgggtttagttgctccgccgcatgtgggatcttcccggaccagggcttgaacccatgtcccctgcattggcaggtggattcttaaccactgcaccaccagggaagtccccaaacctcTGCACCACTCTTGATGGGGGCTGGCTGAGCACCAAGCCACCACCACTGGACCCTTTCACTTCTTGGGGACACAGCCACCAGGTTCAGGCAACTTCATGAGAATGTTCTTCCTTTCCTGAAGGGAAATTCTGCTCCCTGTAATTTCTCCTCCCTAGGCCACCCAAGCATTAGTGCCCACCCTAATCTACCTCAAGGCCACGGACAcacagcccctgcctgccccactgcTCAGGTAGacccacctctctctccccagaaGAGGCATTGTCAAACTGGGCTTGGCAATTTGTATTCAATTTTGAATATACTAccttatttatagatatatacattGTAGAATTTATGTACCGCCTTCCAGAAAAGAAGGAACgaaaacacacatttttaacataactttttaaaatctctaatgGGCTGGTTTTCTGATTAAAACCCTCACAGACTTTTTGATTGTCCACAGGAAAAAGCCCAGACTCCAGAAGAATATCAAGATCTTGCCCTCCAATGTCCCTTCAGTCCCTCCCTCTTACACATGTTGTTTTGTCAGTAACACCCTCCTTCACCTTCGTACAAACTCCAGCTCATAAACTTCCCGGGTTTAGCAATGAAACTATAGGATGCCCCCGTAAAACTTGAATTtcaaatgaacaagaaaaaaaagatttttagtgtaagtatatcccaaatattgcatggaatATACTTATACTATACATTATTTCTTgtatatctgaaatttaaattgaaatcggcatcctgtattttatgtgGCAAACCCACCTGTTCATCTTTCTAGCATTGCTTCTCCCCAGCAGGTTTGTCTGACTCCCTCTCGGCCCATCACCTCCCTCCTTCACCCCAATCGGATtaacctctctctcctcctgttgACCTTTTATAACTACTTGCTTTGGGGTGTCTTTTACACAACTGGGAGCTCTTGGAGGATCTTATTTTGTCTCCTTTATCCTTGCATCCCCAGCATCTAGCATGGTGCcaggcatacagtaagtgctcaataaggcTCTGCACTCCccaataaatgcataaatatgtaGTAGAGAGAGGCAGATGTGTGAAAGACCCAGGCTAAGAGAGGTATGCCCTTGAGCGTCGATTTTACGCTGTGTTTCCTGAGAACCAAGGCAGTAAGTAAGAATGAATAACTCACATGGTTTTCTCCTTCTGCAGAGGAACTGATCCTCAGCGCCTTATACAAAGACTGTAAACAGAGTGTGGGACTGTTGTAAGATGTATTATCATCTTACAGCTTGGGAGGTCAGAAGCCTCTCTGGGCTACAATCAAGGTGGTAGCAGGGCTGCGTccctcctggaggctctgggaTTCTCCGCCGTTTCCAGCTTCTGGACGCTGCCCACATACCTTGGCTCCAGGTCGCCTCCTCCATCCTCAGAGCCAGCAATGGCGGGTTGAGCCTTTCTCCTGCATCCTTTTGATCCTCATATCCGGCCTTGGGGACAGACACGTATCCAACTCACCTCTCCCCAGGGCCTGCACCAAGTAGGCTGCTCAGTTGCAGATGGGCATGGAAGGTGGGCAAGTTGGTGAATGTACTGGCCGATTTCCGGAGGAGAAGAGAACTTCCTGCAAATCCTGCGTGGGCACTGACCCTAACACAACCCTGTTAAAAACagggtctgggggcttccctggtggcgcag
The Globicephala melas chromosome 21, mGloMel1.2, whole genome shotgun sequence genome window above contains:
- the SFRP1 gene encoding secreted frizzled-related protein 1 → MGGGRWAAAGALLALAAGLLAAGSASEYDYVSFQSDVGAYQSGRFYTKPPQCVDIPVDLRLCHTVGYKRMVLPNLLEHETMAEVKQQASSWVPLLNKNCHIGTQVFLCSLFAPVCLDRPIYPCRWLCEAVRDSCEPVMQFFGFYWPEMLKCDKFPEGDVCIAMTPPNATEASKPQGTTVCPPCDNELKSEAIIEHLCASEFALRMKIKEVKKENGDKKIVPKKKKPLKLGPIKKKELKKLVLYLKNGADCPCHQLDNLSHHFLIMGRKVKSQYLLTAIHKWDKKNKEFKNFMKKMKNHECPTFQSVFK